A genomic segment from Anaeromyxobacter sp. encodes:
- a CDS encoding ABC transporter ATP-binding protein, producing MIQVDDLWKSFGPNEVLKGITLSIPKGQTYVVLGGSGSGKTVLMKHVIGLLRPDRGSVRVNGVEISALSGKALTEARRVFGMVFQGAALFDSMTVFENVAFPLTEKNRRMGAAEVRRRCLEKLQVVDLGEEVLGRFPSELSGGMRKRVALARALVSDPQVVLYDEPTTGLDPITTDSVDGMIVAAKQKLGVTSMVISHDIASAFRVADRLAVLYDGHLAAEGTPAEVKASPDPYVQKFLSTWFDKQ from the coding sequence GTGATCCAGGTGGACGACCTGTGGAAGTCGTTCGGCCCGAACGAGGTCCTCAAGGGGATCACGCTCTCCATCCCCAAGGGCCAGACCTACGTGGTGCTGGGCGGCTCGGGCTCGGGCAAGACGGTGCTCATGAAGCACGTCATCGGGCTGCTGCGGCCGGATCGCGGCAGCGTGCGGGTCAACGGGGTGGAGATCTCGGCCCTCTCCGGCAAGGCCCTCACCGAGGCGCGCCGGGTCTTCGGCATGGTCTTCCAGGGGGCGGCCCTCTTCGACTCGATGACGGTCTTCGAGAACGTGGCCTTCCCCCTCACCGAGAAGAACCGGCGCATGGGCGCGGCCGAGGTGCGGCGGCGCTGCCTGGAGAAGCTCCAGGTGGTGGACCTGGGCGAGGAGGTGCTGGGGCGCTTCCCCTCCGAGCTCTCCGGCGGCATGCGCAAGCGGGTGGCGCTGGCGCGGGCGCTGGTCTCCGACCCGCAGGTGGTGCTCTACGACGAGCCCACCACCGGCCTCGATCCCATCACCACCGACTCGGTCGACGGCATGATCGTGGCGGCCAAGCAGAAGCTGGGGGTCACCTCCATGGTCATCAGCCACGACATCGCCTCGGCCTTCCGGGTGGCCGACCGGCTGGCCGTGCTCTACGATGGCCACCTGGCGGCCGAGGGCACCCCGGCCGAGGTCAAGGCCAGCCCGGATCCCTACGTGCAGAAGTTCCTCTCCACCTGGTTCGACAAGCAGTGA
- a CDS encoding helix-turn-helix transcriptional regulator: MPAKPKSHKDPRREELRKLGERIRDHRKHRGLTQENLAESLELSVAYVSLIERGGRNPPYTTVVAIARALGVPATRLVADE, encoded by the coding sequence ATGCCTGCCAAGCCCAAGAGCCACAAGGATCCCCGCCGCGAGGAGCTGCGCAAGCTCGGTGAGCGGATCCGCGACCACCGCAAGCACCGCGGCCTGACCCAGGAGAACCTGGCCGAGTCGCTGGAGCTGTCGGTGGCCTACGTGAGCCTCATCGAGCGCGGCGGCCGCAACCCGCCGTACACCACCGTGGTGGCCATCGCCAGGGCGCTCGGCGTGCCGGCCACCCGCCTGGTCGCCGACGAGTAG
- a CDS encoding ABC transporter permease, whose protein sequence is MRRLAAALEDFGQMIFFAFEAVAWAFRPPFRPGLVLGQMAFIGVGSIFIVGVTGTFSGMVLALQFGYAMKQFAAEGYVGGSVALSLARELAPVLTALMVTGRAGSAIATELGTMRVTEQIDAMDSMAVNPIQYLVVPRVLASLVMFPALTMLFNVLGFGGAYVMGIYVSGIPVGPFIEHTRGFLVPDDILHGLWKAVLFGLVVSIVTTWRGYAASGGSRGVGEGTTRAVVTSSIGILVVDYALTLLAVGT, encoded by the coding sequence ATGCGCCGCCTCGCCGCTGCCCTGGAAGACTTCGGGCAGATGATCTTCTTCGCCTTCGAGGCGGTCGCCTGGGCGTTCCGCCCGCCCTTCCGTCCGGGCCTGGTGCTGGGCCAGATGGCCTTCATCGGGGTGGGCTCGATCTTCATCGTGGGCGTGACCGGCACCTTCAGCGGCATGGTGCTGGCCCTCCAGTTCGGCTACGCCATGAAGCAGTTCGCCGCCGAGGGCTACGTGGGCGGGTCGGTGGCCCTGTCCCTGGCCCGCGAGCTGGCGCCGGTGCTCACCGCCCTGATGGTGACGGGGCGCGCCGGCAGCGCCATCGCCACCGAGCTCGGCACCATGCGGGTCACCGAGCAGATCGACGCCATGGACTCCATGGCGGTCAACCCCATCCAGTACCTGGTGGTGCCGCGGGTGCTGGCCTCGCTGGTGATGTTCCCGGCCCTCACCATGCTCTTCAACGTGCTGGGCTTCGGCGGCGCCTACGTCATGGGCATCTACGTGAGCGGCATCCCGGTGGGGCCGTTCATCGAGCACACCCGCGGCTTCCTGGTGCCGGACGACATCCTGCACGGGCTGTGGAAGGCCGTCCTCTTCGGGCTGGTGGTCTCCATCGTCACCACCTGGCGCGGCTACGCGGCCAGCGGGGGGTCGCGCGGGGTGGGGGAGGGCACCACCCGGGCGGTGGTGACCAGCTCCATCGGCATCCTGGTGGTCGACTACGCCCTGACCCTCCTCGCGGTGGGGACCTGA
- a CDS encoding MCE family protein, translating into MATWRPRAPRPRSRPARIPTCRSSSPPGSTSSEPPPVSKLHFNKALSVGALVAVTGAAFLGAFTFFKKGGYSEDESYQVYAYFSDATGLTWKSRVQIAGIQVGEVSRISLEGSRARLDLRIKKEVELRPGACLTKSFPSALLPDALLELAPGTGTGPGLSGLPEERREVTCVREATSVQKLVDAMAKIADDVQVVTGDLAKTVGGDRGSMREIIENLAQLTRRLDATVAANEGRLSAILANVEVISSDLRDVTQSERERVKQIVRNVEDFTVQLREVAATVQGVMDGGAGAGGAPAVGSQAEQAAAARARGVKQAVEKLNVNLAKLDELLVKLQEGKSVGSRLIVDEKMGRDLANVVDVASNYVEKLDKLQVEVHFRSEWLLNQTGAKAYFGARLLPRPDKYYQVEIVSDPRGVDTVTTETITTRDPTTGTDRTVVSTKTLHEEKLTFSVQMAKRYGLVTFRGGVIESSGGVGSDLHLFDDALQLSVSVYQFSRPYQNVFPRAKVWIDYQFLQHFYLTAGADDFLNVWRQGRYPGGPKFTLGNDVFFGGGLYFTDEDLKTLLGVGAGSAITSMSGK; encoded by the coding sequence ATGGCCACCTGGCGGCCGAGGGCACCCCGGCCGAGGTCAAGGCCAGCCCGGATCCCTACGTGCAGAAGTTCCTCTCCACCTGGTTCGACAAGCAGTGAGCCCCCACCCGTGAGCAAGCTCCACTTCAACAAGGCCCTCTCGGTGGGCGCCCTGGTGGCCGTCACCGGCGCCGCCTTCCTGGGCGCCTTCACCTTCTTCAAGAAGGGCGGCTACTCGGAGGACGAGAGCTACCAGGTGTACGCCTACTTCTCGGACGCCACCGGCCTGACCTGGAAGAGCCGGGTCCAGATCGCCGGCATCCAGGTGGGCGAGGTGTCGCGGATCTCGCTGGAGGGGTCGCGGGCCCGCCTCGACCTGCGCATCAAGAAGGAGGTCGAGCTGCGCCCCGGCGCCTGCCTCACCAAGTCCTTCCCCTCGGCCCTGCTGCCCGACGCCCTGCTGGAGCTGGCGCCCGGCACCGGGACGGGCCCGGGGCTCTCGGGCCTGCCCGAGGAGCGGCGCGAGGTGACCTGCGTGCGCGAGGCCACCAGCGTCCAGAAGCTGGTCGACGCGATGGCCAAGATCGCCGACGACGTGCAGGTGGTCACCGGCGACCTGGCCAAGACGGTCGGCGGCGACCGCGGCTCGATGCGCGAGATCATCGAGAACCTGGCCCAGCTGACCCGCCGGCTCGACGCCACCGTGGCCGCCAACGAGGGCCGGCTCTCCGCCATCCTGGCCAACGTGGAGGTGATCTCCAGCGACCTGCGCGACGTGACCCAGAGCGAGCGGGAGCGGGTCAAGCAGATCGTCCGCAACGTGGAGGACTTCACCGTGCAGCTGCGCGAGGTGGCGGCCACCGTGCAGGGCGTGATGGACGGCGGCGCCGGGGCCGGTGGCGCGCCGGCCGTCGGAAGCCAGGCCGAGCAGGCGGCCGCGGCGCGGGCCCGCGGCGTCAAGCAGGCGGTGGAGAAGCTCAACGTCAACCTGGCCAAGCTGGACGAGCTCCTGGTGAAGCTCCAGGAGGGCAAGAGCGTCGGCAGCCGCCTCATCGTGGACGAGAAGATGGGGCGCGACCTGGCCAACGTGGTGGACGTGGCCTCCAACTACGTGGAGAAGCTCGACAAGCTGCAGGTGGAGGTGCACTTCCGCTCGGAGTGGCTGCTCAACCAGACCGGGGCCAAGGCCTACTTCGGGGCCCGCCTGCTGCCGCGGCCGGACAAGTACTACCAGGTCGAGATCGTCTCCGACCCGCGCGGCGTGGACACCGTCACCACCGAGACCATCACCACCCGGGACCCCACCACCGGCACCGACCGCACCGTGGTCTCCACCAAGACGCTGCACGAGGAGAAGCTCACCTTCTCGGTGCAGATGGCCAAGCGCTACGGCCTGGTGACCTTCCGCGGCGGCGTCATCGAGAGCTCGGGCGGCGTGGGCTCGGACCTGCACCTCTTCGACGACGCCCTGCAGCTCTCGGTGTCGGTCTACCAGTTCTCCCGCCCGTACCAGAACGTCTTCCCGCGCGCCAAGGTCTGGATCGACTACCAGTTCCTGCAGCACTTCTACCTGACGGCCGGCGCCGACGACTTCCTCAACGTGTGGCGGCAGGGGCGCTACCCGGGCGGACCCAAGTTCACCCTGGGCAACGACGTGTTCTTCGGCGGCGGGCTCTACTTCACCGACGAGGACCTCAAGACGCTGCTCGGGGTGGGCGCCGGCTCGGCCATCACCTCCATGAGCGGCAAGTAG
- the yacG gene encoding DNA gyrase inhibitor YacG has protein sequence MAHPCPICRKPVAPRAANAAFPFCSPRCRLLDLGKWIEGDYRIAGDRAGDGAAGPARPGDDEEQP, from the coding sequence CTGGCCCACCCCTGTCCCATCTGCCGCAAGCCGGTGGCGCCGCGCGCCGCCAACGCGGCCTTCCCGTTCTGCTCCCCCCGCTGCCGCCTGCTGGACCTGGGCAAGTGGATCGAGGGCGACTACCGCATCGCCGGCGATCGGGCCGGCGACGGCGCGGCCGGTCCGGCGCGACCGGGCGACGACGAGGAGCAGCCGTGA
- a CDS encoding insulinase family protein, with the protein MSRGVALPPLRRERLASGLTVVVASRPGVPLAAVRIVVRAGSALDPAGRFGLAHLTAAAARRGTRTRSGAEIDEGLEALGASLGAGVDEDAASVGLSAPVEALPKVLMVLAELVGAPAFPTREVARLRDREVAALAHDLDEPDVVADRAALVAAYADHPYGHPSEGRARHLATLRRGDLAAFHARHWRPSRTTLVVVGPVDAEATLALVRRRFGAWRGEPGGDVELAPPPPPRPAVVVVDLPELTQAQVRLIGPGHARGSAAYAAGVVTGSILGGGFTSRLMQAIRVERGLSYGARARFASGRAGGLFFVSSFTKVETAGQLVQVAQDVLASFRSQGPSEEELVRVRGYLAGLHALSFETHEAWAEKLAEMELYGLPADEVSGFRARIEAVDAAACRALAEQRALGERPLVVAAGPARSLASQLAPFGPVRVVTARSVA; encoded by the coding sequence ATGAGCCGCGGCGTCGCGCTGCCGCCGCTGCGCCGGGAGCGGCTGGCCTCCGGCCTGACGGTGGTGGTGGCCTCGCGCCCGGGCGTCCCCCTGGCGGCGGTCCGCATCGTGGTGCGGGCCGGCTCGGCCCTCGACCCGGCCGGGCGCTTCGGCCTGGCCCACCTGACGGCCGCCGCGGCGCGCCGCGGCACCCGCACCCGCAGCGGCGCCGAGATCGACGAGGGGCTGGAGGCGCTGGGGGCCTCGCTGGGCGCCGGCGTGGACGAGGACGCCGCCTCGGTGGGGCTGTCGGCGCCGGTGGAGGCGCTGCCGAAGGTCCTGATGGTGCTGGCCGAGCTGGTGGGCGCGCCGGCCTTCCCGACCCGCGAGGTGGCGCGGCTGCGCGACCGCGAGGTGGCGGCGCTGGCCCACGACCTGGACGAGCCGGACGTGGTGGCCGACCGGGCTGCGCTGGTGGCCGCCTACGCCGATCACCCCTACGGTCACCCGTCCGAGGGCCGGGCCCGCCACCTGGCGACCCTGCGCCGGGGGGACCTGGCGGCCTTCCACGCCCGCCACTGGCGCCCCTCGCGGACCACCCTGGTGGTGGTGGGGCCGGTGGACGCCGAGGCCACGCTGGCGCTGGTGCGCCGCCGCTTCGGGGCGTGGCGCGGCGAGCCCGGGGGCGACGTCGAGCTGGCGCCGCCCCCGCCGCCGCGCCCCGCGGTGGTGGTGGTGGACCTGCCCGAGCTGACCCAGGCGCAGGTCCGGCTGATCGGGCCCGGCCACGCCCGCGGCTCGGCCGCCTACGCCGCCGGCGTGGTGACCGGCTCCATCCTGGGCGGCGGCTTCACCTCGCGCCTCATGCAGGCCATCCGCGTCGAGCGCGGCCTCTCCTACGGGGCGCGGGCGCGCTTCGCCTCGGGGCGCGCCGGCGGCCTGTTCTTCGTCTCCTCCTTCACCAAGGTGGAGACGGCCGGGCAGCTGGTGCAGGTGGCGCAGGACGTGCTGGCGAGCTTCCGCAGCCAGGGGCCCTCCGAGGAGGAGCTGGTGCGGGTGCGCGGCTACCTGGCCGGCCTGCACGCCCTCTCCTTCGAGACCCACGAGGCCTGGGCCGAGAAGCTGGCCGAGATGGAGCTCTACGGGCTGCCGGCCGACGAGGTGAGCGGCTTCCGCGCGCGCATCGAGGCGGTGGACGCCGCCGCCTGCCGCGCGCTGGCCGAGCAGCGGGCGCTGGGCGAGCGGCCGCTGGTGGTGGCGGCCGGCCCGGCCCGCTCCCTGGCGTCCCAGCTGGCCCCCTTCGGCCCGGTGCGGGTGGTGACGGCCCGCTCGGTGGCGTAG
- a CDS encoding RluA family pseudouridine synthase has protein sequence MAPTAVLHLDAALLAVDKPAGRLVIPGRDAGEPSLRADLEAAHGPLWVVHRLDRGTSGVLLFARSAAAHRALNLAFERGEPEKTYLALVAGLPPEDARVALALAPARRGRMRPARPDEPGAKEAATRFRVLAAFPARVGRPAAALVEATPETGRTHQIRVHLRSLGHPLLLDPDYGEPGPVLGEGGAVVLARTPLHAARLVLAHPDGGRLALEAPLPADLEVALAWLRG, from the coding sequence CTGGCCCCCACCGCGGTGCTGCACCTCGACGCCGCGCTGCTGGCGGTGGACAAGCCGGCCGGCCGCCTGGTCATCCCCGGCCGCGACGCCGGCGAGCCGAGCCTGCGCGCCGACCTCGAGGCCGCCCACGGTCCGCTCTGGGTGGTGCACCGGCTCGACCGCGGCACCAGCGGCGTGCTGCTCTTCGCCCGCAGCGCCGCGGCCCACCGGGCCCTCAACCTGGCGTTCGAGCGGGGCGAGCCGGAGAAGACCTACCTGGCCCTGGTGGCCGGCCTGCCGCCCGAGGACGCGCGGGTGGCGCTGGCGCTGGCCCCGGCGCGGCGGGGCCGGATGCGCCCGGCGCGCCCGGACGAGCCGGGCGCCAAGGAGGCGGCCACCCGCTTCCGGGTCCTGGCGGCCTTCCCGGCGCGGGTCGGGCGCCCGGCCGCGGCGCTGGTCGAGGCCACGCCGGAGACCGGCCGGACCCACCAGATCCGGGTCCACCTCAGGTCGCTGGGCCACCCGCTGCTGCTGGATCCCGACTACGGGGAGCCGGGTCCGGTGCTCGGCGAGGGCGGCGCGGTGGTGCTGGCGCGCACGCCGCTGCACGCGGCGCGGCTGGTGCTGGCCCATCCGGACGGAGGCCGGCTGGCGCTCGAGGCGCCGCTGCCGGCCGATCTCGAGGTGGCGCTGGCCTGGCTGCGCGGCTGA
- a CDS encoding flippase-like domain-containing protein: MKRALQILAGLAVSGLALWLTLRGKDLGAIWQATRAADYRYLAPYLLVLLAIHLVRTVRWGILLEPVATVPFARLNAVSAVGFMALVLLPFRLGEFARPYLVADRPRLRVSAALSSVVVERVADGIFTGLLLVVTLLAVPEGTPGLRVLRLAGVGVSLAFAGLLAFLVLAYRNRALAVRLTARLLGPLSQRLATRLSGMMDAFIHGLRLVPSRGKVALFFALTAAYWALNGWGMQLLARAFALDLALVDAYTVLGVLVVGVMIPAGPGMVGTFQGAVVLGLSLFVSHEAAQARGPAYANVLWAAQIGFQVLLGLVFLFSPHVQVGRLFAGPGDAGVELEEEEAEYQAGGDGAAPPP, translated from the coding sequence CTGAAGCGCGCCCTGCAGATCCTGGCCGGACTGGCGGTCTCCGGGCTGGCGCTCTGGCTGACGCTGCGGGGCAAGGACCTGGGGGCCATCTGGCAGGCCACGCGGGCCGCCGACTACCGCTACCTGGCGCCCTACCTGCTGGTGCTGCTGGCCATCCACCTGGTCCGCACGGTGCGCTGGGGCATCCTGCTCGAGCCGGTGGCCACGGTCCCCTTCGCCCGGCTGAACGCCGTCTCGGCGGTGGGCTTCATGGCGCTGGTGCTGCTGCCCTTCCGGCTCGGCGAGTTCGCCAGGCCCTACCTGGTGGCCGACCGCCCGCGCCTGCGGGTCTCGGCGGCGCTCTCCTCGGTGGTGGTGGAGCGGGTGGCCGACGGCATCTTCACCGGGCTCCTGCTGGTGGTCACCCTGCTGGCGGTGCCCGAGGGCACGCCGGGGCTCCGGGTGCTGCGGCTGGCCGGGGTCGGGGTCTCGCTGGCCTTCGCCGGGCTGCTGGCCTTCCTGGTGCTGGCCTACCGCAACCGGGCGCTGGCGGTGCGGCTCACCGCCCGCCTGCTCGGCCCCCTCTCGCAGCGCCTGGCGACCCGCCTCTCCGGGATGATGGACGCCTTCATCCACGGGCTGCGGCTGGTGCCGAGCCGCGGCAAGGTGGCCCTGTTCTTCGCCCTCACCGCCGCCTACTGGGCGCTCAACGGCTGGGGCATGCAGCTGCTGGCCCGGGCCTTCGCGCTGGACCTGGCGCTGGTGGACGCCTACACGGTGCTGGGGGTGCTGGTGGTGGGGGTGATGATCCCGGCCGGCCCCGGCATGGTGGGCACCTTCCAGGGCGCGGTGGTGCTCGGGCTGTCGCTCTTCGTGTCGCACGAGGCGGCCCAGGCCCGCGGCCCGGCCTACGCCAACGTGCTCTGGGCGGCGCAGATCGGCTTCCAGGTGCTGCTCGGCCTCGTCTTCCTCTTCTCGCCGCACGTGCAGGTGGGCCGGCTCTTCGCCGGGCCCGGGGACGCCGGCGTGGAGCTCGAGGAGGAGGAGGCCGAGTACCAGGCCGGCGGGGACGGGGCCGCGCCTCCTCCTTGA
- a CDS encoding protein tyrosine phosphatase, producing the protein MGLVDLHCHLLWALDDGVETSAEALAGARLLASLGFTDVAPSPHASPDMPSGDAAACERRRAELAALLEAEGVALQLHRNTENKLDEGFLERVDGDDRRGVGETQRWVLVELPFRAGVPALPELVFRLRRKGVLPLFAHPERCAEFERPGRAEEVVRLGGALQLNVASLVGLYGKAAKKVADRLLDEGLYAVAATDLHHAAGAEEWVPEALEALEKRAGRATFERLLVEHPRRILDGQELA; encoded by the coding sequence ATGGGCCTCGTCGATCTCCATTGCCACCTGCTGTGGGCGCTCGACGACGGGGTCGAGACGTCGGCGGAGGCGCTCGCCGGGGCCCGGCTGCTGGCCTCGCTGGGGTTCACCGACGTGGCCCCCAGCCCGCACGCCAGCCCCGACATGCCGTCCGGCGACGCGGCCGCCTGCGAGCGCCGCCGCGCCGAGCTGGCCGCCCTGCTGGAGGCCGAGGGGGTGGCGCTCCAGCTGCACCGCAACACCGAGAACAAGCTCGACGAGGGCTTCCTGGAGCGCGTCGACGGCGACGACCGGCGCGGGGTGGGGGAGACGCAGCGCTGGGTGCTGGTGGAGCTGCCCTTCCGCGCGGGCGTCCCGGCCCTGCCCGAGCTCGTCTTCCGGCTGCGCCGCAAGGGGGTCCTGCCGCTCTTCGCCCACCCCGAGCGCTGCGCCGAGTTCGAGCGGCCCGGCCGCGCCGAGGAGGTGGTGCGCCTGGGCGGCGCGCTGCAGCTCAACGTGGCCTCGCTGGTCGGGCTGTACGGCAAGGCCGCCAAGAAGGTGGCCGACCGGCTCCTCGACGAGGGGCTCTACGCCGTGGCCGCCACCGACCTGCACCACGCCGCCGGGGCGGAGGAGTGGGTGCCGGAGGCGCTGGAGGCGCTGGAGAAGCGGGCCGGGCGGGCCACCTTCGAGCGGCTGCTGGTCGAGCACCCGCGCCGCATCCTGGACGGGCAGGAGCTGGCCTGA
- a CDS encoding insulinase family protein has product MTRPVTVGARVLELDAVRATTLSNGLRLRILAEASSPTVSYSTVFQVGSRNERPGITGISHLFEHMMFNGAARYGPKEFDRVLEGKGGHSNAFTSNDLTVYYEDFGAEALETVVDLESDRMGALRLDDAALEQEREVVKEERRLRTDDSVFGLMEEQLESLVFQAHPYRWPVIGWMDDIQRISRQDCQDFFRTCYAPSNAAIYLVGDVDPDAAAALVERFYGALPAGPPLPPVAAGEPDQRGERRAEIRFPAQAPALLVGWRGPAARSPDAAALDLAQVCLAVGEASRLRRILVHEKALVVSVQASFAWRIDPGVFLVSCELAPGAKVAGVERALFDEVARLGARGPTARELARARALLRSAVLHDLGTHHGLAQALGQAEALLGDWREAGRTLEHYEAVGAADVKRVVARYLDPALRSVVTLVPGATR; this is encoded by the coding sequence ATGACCCGCCCGGTGACGGTCGGCGCCCGCGTCCTGGAGCTCGACGCGGTCCGCGCCACCACGCTCTCCAATGGTCTCAGGCTGCGCATCCTCGCCGAGGCGAGCTCGCCCACGGTGAGCTACTCCACGGTGTTCCAGGTCGGCTCGCGCAACGAGCGGCCCGGCATCACCGGCATCAGCCACCTCTTCGAGCACATGATGTTCAACGGGGCGGCCCGCTACGGTCCCAAGGAGTTCGACCGGGTGCTGGAGGGCAAGGGCGGCCACTCCAACGCCTTCACCTCCAACGACCTGACCGTGTACTACGAGGACTTCGGCGCCGAGGCGCTGGAGACGGTCGTGGACCTCGAGTCGGACCGGATGGGCGCGCTCCGGCTGGACGACGCGGCGCTGGAGCAGGAGCGCGAGGTGGTGAAGGAGGAGCGGCGCCTCCGCACCGACGACTCGGTCTTCGGCCTGATGGAGGAGCAGCTGGAGTCGCTGGTCTTCCAGGCCCACCCGTATCGCTGGCCGGTCATCGGCTGGATGGACGACATCCAGCGCATCTCCCGGCAGGACTGCCAGGACTTCTTCCGCACCTGCTACGCCCCCAGCAACGCCGCCATCTACCTGGTGGGCGACGTGGACCCGGACGCCGCCGCGGCGCTGGTGGAGCGCTTCTACGGCGCCCTGCCGGCCGGCCCGCCCCTGCCGCCGGTGGCCGCAGGCGAGCCGGACCAGCGGGGCGAGCGGCGCGCCGAGATCCGCTTCCCGGCCCAGGCTCCGGCGCTGCTGGTGGGCTGGCGCGGGCCGGCGGCCCGCAGCCCGGACGCGGCCGCCCTCGACCTGGCGCAGGTCTGCCTGGCGGTGGGCGAGGCCTCGCGGCTGCGGCGCATCCTGGTGCACGAGAAGGCGCTGGTGGTGTCGGTCCAGGCCTCCTTCGCCTGGCGCATCGACCCGGGCGTCTTCCTGGTCTCCTGCGAGCTGGCCCCCGGGGCCAAGGTGGCGGGGGTGGAGCGGGCCCTCTTCGACGAGGTGGCCCGCCTGGGAGCCCGCGGCCCGACGGCGCGCGAGCTGGCGCGGGCCCGGGCCCTGCTGCGCAGCGCGGTGCTGCACGATCTCGGCACCCACCACGGGCTGGCCCAGGCGCTCGGCCAGGCCGAGGCGCTGCTGGGCGACTGGCGCGAGGCCGGCCGGACGCTGGAGCACTACGAGGCCGTCGGCGCGGCGGACGTGAAGCGGGTGGTGGCCCGCTACCTCGACCCGGCGCTCCGCTCGGTGGTGACGCTGGTCCCCGGGGCCACCCGATGA
- a CDS encoding D-glycerate dehydrogenase, whose translation MRPVLYLLRALPGGQVGRLGERFEVRGGEPLPPPRPRVLAEAADAEVLVVTYLDRVDEALLAGLPRLRHLASYGVGTNHLDLEACRRRGVLITNTPGVVTEATAEHALALLLAVARRVAEGDRIIRRGGWTSLDPSWLLGTGLDGKVLGLVGFGRIGQAVARRAAAFGLAITYAAPRLVDHPGARRVPLEQLLAESDVVSLHCPLTPATTGLLSRERLALMKPGALLVNTARGPVVDDAALVEALAGGRLGGAGLDVFPDEPGVPAGYLALENVVLTPHLGSGTRETRGAMAALVVDEALRVARGEPARHRVG comes from the coding sequence GTGAGGCCGGTGCTCTACCTGCTCAGGGCCCTGCCGGGCGGCCAGGTCGGCCGGCTGGGGGAGCGCTTCGAGGTGCGGGGCGGGGAGCCCCTGCCGCCGCCGCGCCCGCGGGTGCTGGCCGAGGCGGCCGACGCCGAGGTGCTGGTGGTGACCTACCTCGACCGGGTCGACGAGGCGCTGCTGGCCGGGCTGCCGCGGCTGCGCCACCTGGCGTCCTACGGCGTGGGCACCAACCACCTCGACCTGGAGGCCTGCCGCCGCCGCGGGGTGCTGATCACCAACACGCCGGGGGTGGTCACCGAGGCCACCGCCGAGCACGCCCTGGCGCTCCTGCTGGCCGTGGCCCGGCGCGTCGCCGAGGGCGACCGGATCATCCGCCGCGGCGGCTGGACCTCGCTGGACCCCTCCTGGCTGCTCGGCACCGGCCTGGACGGCAAGGTGCTGGGGCTGGTGGGCTTCGGCCGCATCGGGCAGGCGGTGGCCCGGCGCGCCGCCGCCTTCGGCCTGGCCATCACCTACGCCGCGCCCCGCCTGGTGGACCACCCGGGCGCGCGCCGGGTGCCGCTGGAGCAGCTGCTGGCGGAGTCGGACGTGGTCTCGCTCCACTGCCCGCTCACCCCGGCCACCACCGGCCTGCTCTCGCGGGAGCGGCTGGCGCTCATGAAGCCGGGCGCGCTGCTGGTGAACACGGCGCGCGGCCCGGTGGTGGACGACGCGGCGCTGGTGGAGGCGCTGGCCGGCGGGCGGCTGGGTGGGGCCGGGCTGGACGTCTTCCCCGACGAGCCCGGCGTGCCGGCGGGCTACCTGGCGCTGGAGAACGTGGTGCTGACCCCGCACCTGGGCTCCGGCACCCGCGAGACCCGCGGCGCCATGGCGGCTCTGGTGGTGGACGAGGCCTTGCGGGTGGCGCGCGGCGAGCCGGCGCGCCACCGGGTCGGGTAG
- a CDS encoding TlpA family protein disulfide reductase, with product MRSWTKLGLLVLLAVVAGQVLVRGAAPPLREGSQAPPLALTALDGRLVDLAGLRGRVVAVNFWATWCAPCRQELPELAATWLATQDRCFELLGVVEESASDEVAAAAARLPYPVLPDPGAEVAAAWKVAGYPRTYLVDAEGRVRQVFDGALTRARLEAALAPLLPASCPPR from the coding sequence GTGCGGTCCTGGACCAAGCTCGGCCTGCTGGTGCTGCTCGCCGTGGTGGCGGGCCAGGTGCTGGTGCGCGGCGCCGCGCCGCCCCTCCGCGAGGGCAGCCAGGCCCCGCCGCTGGCCCTCACCGCGCTGGACGGCCGCCTGGTGGACCTGGCCGGCCTGCGCGGCCGGGTGGTGGCGGTCAACTTCTGGGCCACCTGGTGCGCCCCGTGCCGGCAGGAGCTGCCCGAGCTGGCGGCCACCTGGCTGGCCACCCAGGACCGCTGCTTCGAGCTGCTGGGGGTGGTGGAGGAGTCGGCCAGCGACGAGGTGGCCGCGGCGGCGGCCCGGCTGCCGTACCCGGTGCTGCCGGATCCCGGGGCCGAGGTGGCCGCCGCCTGGAAGGTGGCCGGCTACCCGCGCACCTACCTCGTCGACGCCGAGGGGCGGGTGCGGCAGGTCTTCGACGGCGCCCTGACCCGCGCCCGGCTGGAGGCGGCGCTGGCGCCGCTCCTGCCGGCCAGCTGCCCCCCGAGGTAG